The proteins below are encoded in one region of Pseudonocardia sp. DSM 110487:
- the eda gene encoding bifunctional 4-hydroxy-2-oxoglutarate aldolase/2-dehydro-3-deoxy-phosphogluconate aldolase, translating to MAPESDVLTAVAALAVVPVVEIDDAATAVPLARTLAEAGLPVVEITFRTPAARDAVAAIAAELPDFLLGAGTLVLPDMVTSAVEAGALFGVSPGYSSACLATAATARLPFVPGAVTPSEVGACLEAGARHIKFFPAGAYGGIATLTALDGPFGWTGARFMPTGGVRPENAAEYLALPNVFAVGGTWIAPRADIAAGRWDAIAERARAAAALGAPGAVTP from the coding sequence ATGGCCCCGGAGTCCGATGTTCTCACCGCCGTGGCGGCGCTCGCCGTCGTGCCCGTCGTCGAGATCGACGACGCGGCTACGGCCGTGCCCCTCGCGCGCACCCTCGCCGAGGCGGGCCTGCCGGTCGTCGAGATCACGTTCCGAACGCCCGCGGCCCGCGACGCCGTGGCCGCGATCGCGGCGGAGCTGCCGGACTTCCTGCTCGGCGCGGGCACCCTCGTGCTGCCGGACATGGTCACCTCCGCCGTCGAGGCGGGCGCGCTGTTCGGGGTGTCGCCCGGGTACTCGAGCGCGTGCCTCGCCACCGCGGCGACGGCGCGGCTGCCGTTCGTCCCGGGCGCCGTCACCCCGAGCGAGGTCGGCGCGTGCCTGGAAGCGGGCGCGCGGCACATCAAGTTCTTCCCGGCAGGCGCCTACGGCGGCATCGCCACGTTGACGGCACTCGACGGCCCGTTCGGCTGGACGGGCGCCCGCTTCATGCCCACCGGTGGCGTGCGGCCGGAGAACGCGGCGGAGTACCTCGCGCTGCCCAATGTCTTCGCGGTCGGCGGCACCTGGATCGCCCCGCGCGCCGACATCGCTGCGGGCCGCTGGGACGCGATCGCCGAGCGCGCCCGCGCGGCCGCCGCCCTCGGCGCCCCGGGCGCCGTCACGCCCTGA